In a genomic window of Oceanispirochaeta sp. M1:
- a CDS encoding cobalt-precorrin 5A hydrolase, translating into MIPEKIAVISVTDSSELTAKRLAAALGADTFRPEKGGLRALVENIFHSYDGLIFIMASGIVIRMIAPLISDKYHDPAVITVDDACRYAISTLSGHEGGANDLCWKVASFLGAEAVITTASDTNRSIVLGIGCRKDISEEAVRISIEEVLEEQSLTIEDIRCAVSAELKKNEEGLLRAMEKLGIPLIFQPLEKIRSSCFEDVTPSDAAIRHFNIPGVSEPCALLTAKNGRLIMKKKKIRGVTIALAKEDI; encoded by the coding sequence TTGATTCCTGAAAAGATCGCCGTTATATCGGTAACAGACAGCAGTGAACTGACAGCAAAGCGCCTTGCCGCTGCCCTGGGTGCCGATACATTCAGGCCCGAAAAAGGCGGCCTGAGAGCTCTGGTGGAAAACATTTTTCACTCCTATGACGGTCTGATCTTTATAATGGCTTCAGGAATAGTGATCCGTATGATAGCACCCCTTATCTCTGATAAATATCACGATCCAGCTGTCATTACGGTGGATGATGCCTGCCGCTATGCAATAAGTACACTCTCAGGACATGAGGGCGGTGCTAACGATTTATGCTGGAAAGTGGCCTCTTTTCTTGGTGCTGAGGCTGTGATTACGACAGCATCGGATACCAATCGATCCATTGTTCTGGGCATCGGCTGTAGAAAAGATATCAGTGAAGAAGCTGTAAGGATTTCTATAGAGGAAGTTCTTGAAGAGCAGAGCCTTACAATCGAAGACATCCGCTGTGCCGTCAGTGCAGAGCTGAAAAAAAATGAAGAAGGGCTTCTCCGGGCTATGGAGAAATTGGGGATTCCCCTGATTTTTCAGCCCCTGGAGAAAATCAGAAGCAGCTGTTTTGAAGATGTAACTCCCTCAGATGCGGCAATACGGCATTTTAATATACCCGGCGTCAGTGAACCATGTGCCCTCCTGACCGCAAAAAACGGGCGTCTCATAATGAAAAAGAAGAAGATACGGGGTGTTACCATCGCTCTGGCAAAGGAAGATATATGA
- the cobJ gene encoding precorrin-3B C(17)-methyltransferase, with translation MNNSEISEQGKLTIVGTGPGTDQLLAPAAKQALLEADSVIGYKTYVDLIRHILPESCDIQAYGMRQEVERSRAAAALALEGKKVCIVSGGDAGVFSIAGPVLEVISEEDLEKLNLSIIPGITSALSSAALLGAPLIHDFAVISLSDLLTPTELIEKRLSLAAEGDFVVVLYNPASKKRTELIKKCAQIMIEAGRKDTPVGIVRHGFRADQNVTVTTVSEMLNHDIDMNTTVVIGNSRTYRKGRFMVTPRGYAL, from the coding sequence ATGAACAATTCAGAAATATCAGAACAAGGAAAACTCACCATAGTAGGAACCGGACCGGGAACTGATCAGCTTCTGGCACCTGCAGCAAAACAGGCCCTCCTGGAGGCGGATTCTGTTATCGGATATAAGACCTATGTGGATCTGATCCGTCATATTCTCCCGGAGAGCTGTGATATTCAGGCCTATGGAATGCGGCAGGAAGTTGAGCGCAGCCGGGCTGCTGCTGCACTGGCTCTTGAGGGGAAAAAAGTTTGTATTGTCTCTGGTGGAGATGCCGGAGTATTCAGTATTGCCGGACCTGTTCTGGAGGTAATTTCAGAAGAGGATCTAGAAAAACTGAATCTTTCCATTATTCCTGGAATAACTTCGGCACTCTCATCGGCAGCCCTTCTGGGTGCTCCTTTAATTCATGATTTTGCTGTGATCTCATTAAGCGATCTTCTTACACCGACAGAACTTATTGAGAAGAGACTCAGCCTTGCCGCCGAGGGTGATTTTGTTGTAGTCCTGTATAATCCTGCAAGTAAGAAAAGAACTGAACTCATAAAAAAATGCGCTCAGATTATGATTGAGGCCGGTAGAAAAGATACCCCTGTGGGCATTGTACGCCATGGGTTCAGGGCAGATCAGAATGTGACAGTTACAACTGTAAGTGAGATGCTGAACCATGATATTGATATGAATACCACAGTGGTTATAGGCAACAGCAGAACCTATAGGAAAGGGCGTTTTATGGTTACTCCCCGGGGGTATGCTCTGTAG
- the glgA gene encoding glycogen synthase GlgA, with translation MKILMMSSETVPYAKSGGLADMVSALSLALKQEDSDVRILMPLYNDVKREGLEFLSELHINMVFRTEKAALYSTEMDESGITVYFLESDKYFSRKGIYGPTPASSYPDNAHRFSLLAASFESVCLYLNWIPDILHSHDWPTGLSPLYLKRSDEKFKNTASVFTIHNMGYQGTYHKRDLPWTGLKQDDTHRFNMMKDGYVNFLKTGIENNNRITTVSPNYAEEIKTLAYGHGLDQSLNHRADYLTGILNGVDYSSWNPESDRYISPHNYSSYDLKGKAQCKTRLQIKMSLVEDPKIPLFAMITRLVEQKGIEELCRPGYGILEGFCREQKVQVVILGTGEPWVEEELKKLSSELPNLSVKIAYNEEMSHLIEGGADFFIMPSHYEPCGLNQLYSLKYGTIPIVRKTGGLADSVRDPLSREGWKQATGFVYEKADPEYLRETLDRAVECWEESPDKVRILRRNGMNKDFSWKPSALAYIDVYEDALSDIKDRKTTEHTPGE, from the coding sequence ATGAAAATACTTATGATGAGCAGTGAAACTGTTCCCTATGCCAAGTCGGGTGGACTGGCTGATATGGTAAGTGCACTTTCTCTGGCCTTGAAACAGGAAGACAGTGATGTGCGCATACTGATGCCTCTCTACAATGATGTAAAGCGTGAGGGACTTGAGTTTCTTAGTGAATTACACATAAATATGGTCTTTCGAACAGAAAAAGCGGCCCTCTACAGTACTGAAATGGATGAATCCGGTATTACCGTCTACTTTTTAGAGAGTGATAAATACTTTAGTCGGAAAGGAATATACGGTCCCACCCCGGCGTCCTCATACCCGGATAATGCTCACAGATTCAGCCTCTTGGCAGCTTCATTTGAATCGGTCTGTCTCTATCTGAACTGGATTCCAGATATACTTCACAGCCATGACTGGCCCACAGGACTTTCTCCTCTTTATCTGAAAAGATCGGATGAAAAATTTAAAAATACAGCTTCTGTCTTTACAATTCACAATATGGGATATCAGGGGACCTATCATAAAAGAGACCTCCCCTGGACAGGACTGAAACAGGATGACACCCATCGTTTCAATATGATGAAGGACGGCTATGTTAACTTCCTTAAAACAGGTATTGAAAACAACAATAGAATTACCACAGTATCACCAAACTATGCTGAAGAGATCAAAACCCTTGCCTATGGACATGGCCTGGATCAGTCATTGAATCATAGAGCGGATTATCTTACAGGGATTCTAAACGGAGTAGATTACAGCAGCTGGAATCCTGAATCTGACAGATACATCTCTCCCCATAACTACTCGAGTTATGATTTGAAAGGTAAAGCTCAGTGTAAAACCAGACTCCAGATAAAGATGAGTCTGGTTGAAGATCCGAAAATCCCTCTGTTTGCCATGATTACCCGTCTTGTTGAACAGAAAGGAATTGAAGAGCTCTGCAGACCGGGATACGGCATCCTTGAGGGATTCTGCCGGGAACAGAAGGTTCAGGTAGTGATTCTTGGAACCGGAGAACCCTGGGTTGAAGAAGAACTTAAAAAACTGAGCAGTGAGCTGCCCAATCTATCCGTCAAAATTGCATACAATGAAGAGATGTCTCACCTCATTGAAGGGGGTGCCGATTTTTTCATAATGCCAAGCCATTACGAGCCCTGCGGTCTGAATCAACTCTACAGTCTGAAATACGGAACTATACCCATAGTGAGAAAAACGGGAGGTCTGGCTGATTCTGTCAGGGATCCACTCTCCAGGGAAGGCTGGAAACAGGCGACTGGATTTGTCTATGAAAAGGCTGACCCCGAATATCTGAGAGAGACTCTGGACAGAGCTGTAGAGTGCTGGGAAGAGTCTCCTGATAAAGTCAGGATTTTAAGAAGGAACGGTATGAATAAGGATTTTTCATGGAAGCCTTCGGCTCTTGCCTACATAGATGTCTATGAAGACGCCCTTTCAGATATAAAAGATAGGAAGACTACAGAGCATACCCCCGGGGAGTAA